A genomic window from Flavobacterium hankyongi includes:
- a CDS encoding c-type cytochrome — MKSKALLVIAVVGTFVYACSPKTATTAQTSEVKKIELTPELAEGKSLYENNCGKCHKLFQPTKHTKEDWVPTLDKMARKAKITDEQKASIYNYLVANL, encoded by the coding sequence ATGAAAAGTAAAGCTTTATTAGTAATTGCTGTTGTGGGAACTTTTGTTTATGCGTGTTCTCCTAAAACTGCAACTACAGCGCAAACATCTGAAGTGAAAAAAATAGAATTGACTCCTGAATTAGCAGAAGGTAAGTCGTTGTATGAAAATAATTGTGGTAAATGCCACAAATTATTCCAGCCTACAAAACACACTAAGGAAGACTGGGTTCCAACATTAGATAAAATGGCAAGAAAAGCTAAAATAACAGATGAGCAAAAAGCATCAATTTATAATTATCTTGTTGCTAACTTATAA
- a CDS encoding DUF6691 family protein translates to MKLFKFLLVGFFFGIVLTKCEAVSWYRIYEMFQFQSFHMYGIIGVAVFTGVIGIQIIKKYNLKDIDGLPIEILDKEKGSMRYWIGGLLFGLGWALVGSCPGPIFILIGAGFMSVGVILVGALLGTFLYGVLKDKLPH, encoded by the coding sequence ATGAAGCTGTTTAAATTTTTACTCGTTGGTTTTTTCTTTGGAATTGTTCTAACAAAATGTGAAGCGGTTTCATGGTATAGAATTTATGAAATGTTTCAATTTCAATCATTTCATATGTATGGTATAATTGGAGTAGCTGTTTTTACAGGTGTCATTGGAATTCAAATTATAAAAAAATATAATTTAAAAGATATAGATGGTTTGCCAATCGAAATCTTAGATAAAGAAAAAGGATCAATGCGATACTGGATTGGTGGACTTCTTTTTGGGTTAGGATGGGCTTTAGTGGGATCTTGTCCAGGACCAATTTTTATTCTTATTGGAGCGGGTTTCATGAGTGTAGGCGTTATTTTAGTTGGTGCTTTGCTTGGGACTTTTTTATACGGAGTGCTAAAAGATAAATTACCTCATTAA
- a CDS encoding YeeE/YedE family protein gives MDFITHTWHWSISGLLIGLVMLALTYFGKAFGMSSNLRSLCSMAGAGKFVPFFDWDWKSQRWNLAVVVGAMLGGYVATHFLSDSTNVSINPTTINQLAAMGIDAPQGKLAPDTLFGMQVFSSPKILAILLIGGLLIGFGSRYAGGCTSGHAISGLSNLQLPSLKAVIGFFVGGLIVSHFVLPLIFN, from the coding sequence ATGGATTTTATTACTCATACATGGCATTGGAGTATTTCAGGTCTACTGATTGGTCTTGTAATGTTGGCTTTAACGTATTTTGGAAAAGCATTTGGGATGTCTTCCAATCTTAGAAGTTTGTGTTCAATGGCTGGTGCTGGCAAATTTGTTCCTTTTTTTGATTGGGATTGGAAATCACAACGATGGAATCTTGCTGTTGTTGTGGGAGCAATGTTAGGGGGTTACGTAGCAACTCATTTTTTGTCTGATTCTACAAATGTTTCAATTAATCCCACTACTATAAATCAATTGGCTGCAATGGGTATAGATGCTCCGCAAGGAAAATTAGCACCTGATACTTTATTTGGAATGCAAGTGTTTAGTTCGCCTAAAATATTAGCTATTTTATTGATTGGAGGATTGTTGATTGGTTTTGGTTCACGTTACGCAGGCGGATGTACTTCTGGACATGCAATTTCAGGATTAAGCAATCTTCAACTACCCTCATTAAAAGCTGTAATAGGATTTTTCGTGGGAGGGCTTATTGTTTCTCATTTTGTTTTACCTCTAATTTTTAATTAA
- a CDS encoding 2-dehydro-3-deoxyphosphooctonate aldolase, whose product MKFRTLILLLIFTPFISCISTRSTIKNIDDSIPGPALNETFNSFIITKKAPNKKYAYNEDYPVNVGFTSLEDGNNNQIRFLNALAGPNGEKITFVKKDPCCPFPTKRSDMGAGLIDTFEITWEGQKQPVLLYINKFEKGELMLPVGFTARK is encoded by the coding sequence ATGAAATTTCGAACTTTAATTTTACTGCTGATTTTTACACCTTTTATCTCGTGTATAAGCACAAGATCAACGATAAAAAATATAGATGACTCAATTCCCGGACCTGCTTTAAATGAAACTTTCAACAGTTTTATCATTACAAAAAAGGCTCCCAATAAAAAGTATGCTTACAATGAAGACTATCCTGTAAATGTAGGTTTTACTTCTTTAGAAGATGGAAATAACAATCAGATACGATTTTTAAATGCTTTGGCAGGGCCTAATGGCGAGAAAATCACTTTTGTAAAAAAAGACCCCTGTTGCCCTTTTCCAACCAAAAGATCTGATATGGGAGCAGGACTAATTGATACATTTGAAATTACTTGGGAAGGTCAAAAACAACCAGTTTTACTTTATATAAATAAATTTGAAAAGGGAGAACTAATGTTACCTGTTGGTTTCACAGCTAGAAAATAA